Proteins encoded together in one Etheostoma cragini isolate CJK2018 chromosome 11, CSU_Ecrag_1.0, whole genome shotgun sequence window:
- the hnrnpa3 gene encoding heterogeneous nuclear ribonucleoprotein A3: MEDREAKEPEQLRKLFIGGLSFETTEESLRAHFEQWGTLTDCVVMRDPNNKRSRGFGFVTYAAVEEVDEAMKARPHKVDGRVVEPKRAVSREDSNKPGAHLTVKKIFVGGIKEDTEEYHIREHFEKYGKIECIDIMEERSTGKKRGFCFVSFDDHDTVDKIVAQKFHTINFHNCEVRKALSKQEMSAISTTRGRSGGSGNFMGRGSNFGGGGNFGRGGYGGGRGGYGDDFDNGPGGNYGGGPGYGGGRGGYGGGGGGGPGYGNQGGGFGGSCDGGYGGNDGGYGGGGNYNDFGNYGGQQSNYGPMKGNNFGGRNSGGPYGGGYSSGGGGRGGYGSRRY; the protein is encoded by the exons ATGGAG GACCGTGAAGCTAAAGAACCCGAGCAACTCAGAAAGCTTTTTATTGGAGGTCTGAGCTTTGAAACAACTGAGGAGAGTTTACGGGCCCATTTCGAACAATGGGGAACTCTCACGGACTGTGTG GTGATGAGGGACCCCAACAACAAGAGATCAAGAGGGTTTGGCTTTGTGACATACGCCGCTGTAGAGGAAGTCGATGAAGCCATGAAAGCAAGGCCTCATAAGGTCGATGGCCGAGTTGTTGAACCCAAGAGGGCAGTGTCCAGAGAG GACTCCAATAAACCAGGCGCTCATCTGACAGTGAAGAAAATCTTTGTTGGTGGTATTAAGGAGGACACTGAGGAGTACCACATTCGGGagcattttgagaaatatgGAAAGATTGAGTGCATTGACATCATGGAGGAACGATCCACTGGGAAGAAGAGAGGATTCTGCTTTGTCTCCTTTGATGATCATGACACTGTAGACAAAATTGTTG ccCAGAAATTCCACACAATCAACTTCCACAATTGTGAGGTCAGAAAAGCTCTctcaaaacaggaaatgagtgCTATATCCACTACCAGGG GCAGGAGTGGAGGATCTGGAAACTTTATGGGGAGAGGAAGTAATTTTGGAGGTGGTGGCAACTTTGGTCGAG GTGGCTATGGTGGAGGACGAGGTGGTTATGGCGATGATTTTGACAATG GTCCAGGAGGAAATTATGGTGGAGGACCAGGTTATGGGGGGGGTCGAGGGGGCtatggaggtggtggtggtggtggtccAGGGTATGGCAACCAGGGTGGTGGATTTGGTGGCAGCTGCGATGGCGGTTACGGAGGCAATgatggag GATATGGAGGAGGTGGAAATTACAACGACTTTGGAAATTATGGTGGACAGCAGTCCAACTATGGGCCAATGAAGGGAAACAACTTTGGGGGCAGAAACTCAGGTGGACCCTATGGCG GTGGCTACAGCTCTGGTGGTGGTGGCAGAGGTGGCTATGGCTCACGACGATATTAA